The Streptococcus pantholopis genome has a segment encoding these proteins:
- a CDS encoding DeoR/GlpR family DNA-binding transcription regulator, giving the protein MNRLDKIISLVSQEKKIDVNTLSEKMGVSKVTIRKDLDKLERRGLLHREHGYAVLNSGDDLNVRLSYNYAVKKRIAERAAELIRDNDTIMIESGSTCALLAEAVCQTRRNVKMITNSCFIANYIRNYDSCQVILLGGNYQPVSEVTVGPLVKEMISFFHVDKLFVGTDGFDPSVGFMGKDMMRCEAVSCMADRADELVILTDSSKFTKRSLVHQFSLEQVKQVITDSSLADEQHRLLTAQDIRVTVV; this is encoded by the coding sequence ATGAACCGTTTAGATAAGATTATCAGCTTGGTTTCCCAAGAAAAAAAAATAGATGTCAATACCCTCTCTGAAAAGATGGGGGTTTCCAAAGTAACCATTCGCAAAGATTTAGATAAATTGGAGAGGAGAGGACTGCTTCACAGAGAACATGGCTATGCAGTTCTGAACAGCGGCGATGATTTAAACGTCCGGCTCTCTTACAATTACGCGGTCAAAAAACGTATTGCCGAAAGAGCAGCTGAACTGATAAGAGATAATGATACCATTATGATTGAGTCCGGTTCCACCTGTGCCTTGCTGGCAGAGGCGGTCTGCCAGACACGGCGGAATGTCAAAATGATTACGAATTCCTGTTTTATTGCCAATTACATTCGAAACTATGATTCCTGTCAGGTGATTTTACTTGGAGGCAATTACCAGCCGGTTTCTGAAGTAACAGTAGGCCCTCTTGTTAAAGAAATGATTAGTTTTTTCCATGTGGACAAGCTGTTTGTCGGAACAGACGGCTTTGATCCTTCTGTAGGTTTTATGGGTAAAGACATGATGCGCTGTGAAGCAGTAAGCTGCATGGCTGACAGAGCAGATGAATTAGTGATATTGACAGACTCCAGTAAGTTCACTAAACGCAGTCTGGTCCATCAGTTTTCATTAGAGCAGGTTAAGCAAGTCATAACCGACAGCTCACTGGCTGATGAACAGCACCGTCTGCTGACGGCGCAAGACATCCGAGTTACAGTAGTTTAA
- a CDS encoding glycyl radical protein, whose translation MAVQLLTQNYTNATQKNSQQHFGYLTERMYAYRDKVLDKKPYIDAERAILATESYRKHQNQPVVMKRALMLKNILEKMSIYIDDETLIVGNQASGDKDAPIFPEYTLEFVMNELDLFEKRDGDVFYITEETKDELRKLAPFWENNNLRAKAGAVLPEEVEVYMETEFFGMEGKMNSGDAHLAVNYQKLLQEGLIGFEKKTRQAKADLDLTVPESIDKYHFYDAILIVIEAVKTYANRFAKLASEMAETASPKRRKELLEIADICQHVPYRPARSFAEAVQSVWFIQCILQIESNGHSLSYGRFDQYMYPYAKADLEAGRETEDSIIERLTNLWIKTLTINKVRSQAHTFSSAGSPLYQNVTIGGQTRDKKDAVNPLSFLVLKSVAQTHLPQPNLTVRYHAGLHKAFMNEAIEVMKLGFGMPAFNNDEVIIPSFIAKGVAEEDAYDYSAIGCVETAVPGKWGYRCTGMSYMNFPKVLLITMNGGIDPASGKRFAPDYGRFTQMTSYAELKTAWDKTLRYLTRMSVIVENAIDLSLEREVPDILCSALTDDCIGRGKHLKEGGAVYDFISGLQVGIANLADSLAAIKKLVFEEKRLTTGELWDALQSDYAGERGEAIRQMLINDAPKYGNDDDYADSLVRDCYDVYVDEIAKYPNTRYGRGPIGGIRYSGTSSISANVGQGRGTLATPDGRHAGTPLAEGCSPSHNMDKKGPTSVLKSVSKLPTEEIVGGVLLNQKVNPQTLAKEEDKAKLIALLRAFFNRLHGYHIQYNVVSRETLIDAQKHPEKHRDLIVRVAGYSAFFNVLSKATQDDIIARTEHVI comes from the coding sequence ATGGCTGTCCAATTATTAACCCAAAACTACACAAACGCTACTCAGAAAAATTCGCAGCAGCATTTCGGCTATTTGACCGAGCGTATGTATGCTTATCGTGATAAGGTGCTTGATAAAAAGCCTTATATTGATGCAGAACGGGCGATTTTAGCAACCGAAAGCTATCGTAAGCATCAAAACCAGCCGGTTGTGATGAAACGTGCCTTAATGCTGAAAAATATTTTGGAAAAAATGTCAATCTATATTGATGATGAAACCCTGATTGTCGGCAATCAAGCTTCCGGTGATAAGGATGCACCGATTTTTCCTGAGTATACTCTTGAATTTGTTATGAATGAGCTTGATCTTTTTGAAAAGCGTGATGGCGATGTCTTCTACATTACAGAAGAAACAAAAGATGAGCTGCGCAAACTGGCGCCTTTTTGGGAGAACAACAATCTCCGTGCTAAAGCAGGAGCCGTTCTTCCTGAAGAAGTGGAAGTCTATATGGAAACCGAATTCTTCGGTATGGAAGGTAAAATGAATTCTGGTGATGCTCATTTGGCTGTTAATTATCAAAAGCTTTTACAAGAAGGGCTCATCGGATTTGAGAAAAAAACGCGTCAGGCTAAGGCTGATCTTGATCTGACAGTCCCTGAAAGCATTGATAAGTACCATTTTTATGATGCGATTTTGATTGTGATTGAGGCTGTCAAAACTTATGCCAACCGTTTTGCTAAACTGGCAAGCGAAATGGCAGAAACTGCCTCTCCCAAGCGACGTAAAGAGTTATTGGAAATCGCCGATATCTGTCAGCATGTGCCCTACCGTCCGGCGCGCAGCTTTGCAGAGGCAGTCCAATCGGTCTGGTTTATTCAATGTATCCTGCAAATCGAATCCAATGGGCATTCCCTCTCCTACGGGCGTTTTGATCAGTATATGTATCCCTATGCTAAGGCTGATTTAGAGGCCGGTCGCGAGACAGAGGACTCTATTATTGAACGCCTGACTAATCTTTGGATTAAAACCTTAACAATCAACAAGGTTCGCAGTCAGGCCCATACTTTCTCATCTGCCGGCAGTCCGCTCTATCAAAATGTTACTATCGGCGGACAAACGCGTGATAAAAAAGATGCTGTTAATCCCCTGTCATTCTTGGTACTCAAATCAGTAGCACAGACTCATTTGCCGCAGCCTAATCTGACTGTTCGCTATCATGCGGGACTTCATAAGGCCTTTATGAACGAAGCTATTGAAGTAATGAAGCTTGGATTTGGAATGCCGGCTTTCAATAATGATGAAGTCATTATCCCTTCCTTTATTGCTAAAGGTGTAGCAGAAGAAGATGCCTATGATTATTCAGCTATCGGCTGTGTTGAAACGGCTGTTCCCGGTAAATGGGGCTATCGCTGTACAGGTATGAGTTATATGAATTTTCCTAAAGTGTTGCTCATCACGATGAACGGCGGTATAGATCCGGCTTCAGGCAAGCGGTTTGCACCAGATTACGGGCGCTTTACTCAAATGACTTCTTATGCTGAACTCAAAACGGCTTGGGATAAAACGCTGCGTTATTTGACTCGTATGAGTGTTATTGTAGAAAATGCCATTGATCTCAGTCTTGAACGTGAAGTACCAGATATTCTTTGTTCGGCCTTAACAGATGACTGTATTGGCCGAGGGAAACATCTGAAGGAAGGCGGAGCTGTCTATGACTTTATTTCTGGTCTGCAAGTCGGTATCGCCAATCTGGCAGATTCTCTGGCAGCCATTAAGAAATTGGTTTTTGAAGAAAAGCGGCTGACGACTGGTGAACTCTGGGATGCACTGCAGTCAGATTATGCCGGTGAGCGCGGTGAGGCAATCCGTCAGATGCTGATCAATGACGCACCAAAATACGGCAATGATGACGACTATGCTGATAGTTTGGTACGTGACTGCTATGATGTGTACGTAGATGAAATAGCAAAATATCCCAACACGCGCTATGGCCGCGGGCCAATCGGCGGTATCCGCTATTCAGGTACTTCCTCCATTTCAGCTAATGTCGGTCAGGGGCGCGGTACCTTAGCAACACCTGACGGCCGCCATGCAGGAACACCGCTGGCAGAGGGCTGTTCACCATCACATAATATGGATAAAAAGGGACCTACTTCAGTTTTAAAATCTGTTTCAAAATTACCAACTGAGGAAATTGTTGGCGGTGTTTTGCTCAATCAAAAAGTTAATCCCCAAACGCTTGCTAAAGAAGAAGACAAGGCAAAACTTATTGCTCTTCTGCGTGCTTTCTTTAACCGCCTGCACGGCTACCATATCCAATACAATGTTGTCTCGCGCGAAACCTTGATTGATGCTCAAAAGCATCCGGAAAAACACCGTGACTTGATTGTGCGTGTAGCAGGTTATTCGGCCTTCTTCAATGTGCTCTCAAAAGCGACACAGGATGATATTATTGCTCGGACAGAACATGTGATTTAA
- a CDS encoding fructose-6-phosphate aldolase yields MEFLLDTLNLEAIRRWSEILPLAGVTSNPTIIKKEGKIDVFKRIKEVRDIIGKDSSLHVQVVAQDYEGILKDAAEIRKQAGDTIFIKVPVTTAGLRAIKTLKKEGSKVTATAIYTVFQGLLAIEAGADYLAPYYNRMENLNIDSAAVIRQLSQAIEQQRAASKILAASFKNVGQINQAFSSGAHAVTAGPDIFEAGFAMPSIQKAVDDFTADWQAVYGKNHL; encoded by the coding sequence ATGGAATTCTTATTGGATACATTGAACTTAGAAGCTATCAGAAGATGGTCAGAGATTTTGCCTTTGGCCGGAGTGACCTCCAACCCAACTATTATCAAAAAAGAAGGCAAGATCGATGTCTTTAAGCGTATTAAAGAAGTGCGTGATATTATCGGCAAGGACAGCAGTTTACATGTACAGGTTGTAGCCCAGGATTATGAAGGGATCCTTAAAGATGCTGCCGAGATTCGCAAACAAGCCGGCGATACTATTTTTATTAAAGTTCCCGTGACTACGGCAGGATTAAGAGCGATTAAGACCTTAAAAAAAGAAGGTTCTAAGGTTACTGCCACAGCTATTTACACTGTATTTCAAGGGCTTTTAGCTATTGAAGCCGGTGCAGATTACTTAGCGCCTTACTATAACCGTATGGAAAATCTGAATATTGACTCAGCAGCAGTTATTAGACAGCTATCGCAGGCTATTGAACAACAGAGAGCAGCATCTAAGATTTTAGCCGCCAGTTTTAAAAATGTCGGCCAAATCAATCAAGCATTCAGCTCCGGTGCTCACGCTGTAACTGCAGGACCTGATATCTTTGAAGCTGGTTTTGCTATGCCTTCTATCCAAAAAGCAGTTGATGACTTTACGGCTGATTGGCAGGCTGTCTACGGCAAGAACCATCTTTAG
- a CDS encoding glycerol dehydrogenase, producing MKVFTSPSRYIQGKNALFHNIKSILNLGSHPLLLADDVVYDIIGSRFEKHLAQEGLIVTRLSFNGEASENEINRVTTVAKEKKNDLIIGLGGGKTIDSAKAVADLLGVPVVIAPTVASTDAPTSALSVIYSDEGTFEKYMFYSKNPDLVLVDTTVISKAPKRLLASGMADALATWVEARAVQQRNGETMVGSSQTLAGLAIAQVCEKTLFADGIQALAACEAQAVTKALDNVIEANTLLSGIGFESGGLAAAHAIHNGFTALTGDIHHLTHGEKVAYGTLTQLFLENRSKEEIDKYIRFYRQIGMPTTLAEMHLAQASYEDLLKVGRQATVKGETIHQMPFKVTPEAVADALITVDQYVRELY from the coding sequence ATGAAAGTATTTACCAGTCCATCTCGCTACATTCAAGGTAAAAACGCCCTGTTTCATAACATTAAATCAATTCTTAATCTGGGCTCTCATCCGCTTTTGCTGGCTGATGATGTGGTTTATGACATTATTGGCAGCCGGTTTGAAAAGCACTTAGCTCAAGAGGGTTTGATTGTAACCCGCTTATCCTTTAACGGTGAAGCTTCAGAGAATGAAATTAACCGTGTAACGACTGTTGCTAAAGAAAAAAAGAATGATTTAATTATTGGTCTTGGCGGAGGAAAAACAATTGACAGTGCTAAGGCAGTTGCTGATTTGCTGGGAGTTCCGGTCGTGATTGCCCCAACTGTTGCCTCGACAGATGCGCCAACTTCAGCTTTATCGGTTATTTATTCAGATGAAGGAACTTTTGAAAAGTACATGTTCTATTCAAAAAATCCAGATTTGGTTTTAGTTGATACGACCGTCATCAGTAAAGCCCCTAAACGTCTTTTGGCTTCCGGAATGGCTGATGCTTTGGCGACATGGGTGGAGGCAAGAGCTGTCCAACAAAGAAATGGGGAAACCATGGTTGGGTCCTCCCAGACCTTGGCAGGTCTAGCAATTGCTCAGGTCTGTGAAAAGACCTTATTCGCCGATGGAATTCAGGCTTTAGCAGCTTGTGAAGCTCAAGCTGTGACCAAGGCTTTAGACAATGTCATTGAAGCCAATACCTTGCTTAGCGGTATTGGATTTGAAAGCGGTGGTTTAGCAGCTGCTCACGCTATTCATAATGGTTTTACAGCCTTAACCGGTGACATTCACCACCTAACACATGGTGAAAAAGTAGCTTATGGGACGCTGACTCAGCTTTTCCTTGAAAATCGTTCAAAGGAAGAGATTGATAAATATATTCGTTTTTACCGTCAAATTGGCATGCCGACGACCTTGGCAGAAATGCACCTTGCCCAAGCCTCTTATGAAGATTTACTCAAAGTCGGCCGGCAGGCAACTGTTAAAGGAGAGACGATACACCAGATGCCGTTTAAGGTCACACCTGAAGCTGTCGCAGACGCTCTTATTACAGTTGATCAATATGTCAGAGAGCTCTATTAA
- a CDS encoding DEAD/DEAH box helicase — MLFKEFNFSAFIQEALDELGFQEPTAVQEKLIPVIRSGVDLVGESQTGSGKTHTFLLPIFEKLNPDISAVQAVITVPSRELAYQILQAAKQIAVHSQSDIRIAHYVGGTDKLRQLEKLKSSQPHIVIGTPGRIYDLLQSGSLVIHKTQTFVVDEADMTLDMGFLDTVDKIAAALPKEVQILVFSATIPQKLQPFLKKYLANPVIEKIASESVIADSIDNWLLSTKGREKNTQILEMTKALSPYLAIIFVNTKERAEDLHAYLTSNGVKAAKLHGGVVPRERRRIMNQVKKLDFDYIVATDLAARGIDIEGVSHVINDAIPQDLSFFIHRVGRTGRNGLPGIAITLYQPDDDSDIRELEKMGIRFVPKILKDGHFQNTYDRDRRLHRKPAYQPLDTEMIGLIKKKKKKIKPGYKKKIQWQANEKRRKERRAAARSQERSKRKAKRQSF; from the coding sequence ATGTTATTTAAGGAATTTAATTTCAGCGCTTTTATTCAGGAAGCCTTAGATGAACTGGGTTTTCAGGAGCCGACAGCTGTTCAGGAAAAACTGATACCTGTCATTCGCTCCGGAGTCGATCTGGTTGGAGAGTCTCAGACGGGGTCGGGTAAGACACATACCTTTCTCTTACCGATTTTTGAAAAACTAAACCCTGACATTTCAGCTGTTCAGGCTGTTATCACGGTGCCCAGCCGAGAATTAGCCTATCAAATTTTGCAGGCAGCAAAGCAGATTGCCGTTCATTCACAGTCTGACATTCGCATCGCTCATTATGTTGGCGGAACTGATAAGCTCCGGCAGCTTGAAAAGCTTAAATCAAGCCAGCCTCATATCGTGATTGGAACACCGGGGCGTATCTATGATCTCCTGCAGTCAGGATCCCTAGTGATTCACAAGACCCAGACCTTTGTTGTAGACGAAGCTGATATGACCTTGGATATGGGCTTTTTGGATACAGTTGATAAAATTGCTGCTGCATTGCCTAAAGAGGTGCAGATTCTTGTGTTTTCGGCAACTATTCCGCAAAAGCTTCAGCCTTTTTTAAAAAAATACTTGGCTAATCCGGTTATAGAAAAGATTGCCTCTGAATCGGTCATTGCAGATAGTATCGACAATTGGCTGCTGTCAACTAAGGGGCGGGAAAAAAACACTCAGATCTTAGAAATGACAAAAGCTCTTTCCCCCTATCTGGCTATTATCTTTGTCAATACTAAAGAACGTGCAGAAGACCTGCACGCTTATCTGACAAGTAATGGCGTAAAGGCTGCTAAACTCCACGGCGGTGTTGTACCCCGCGAACGTAGGCGGATTATGAATCAGGTTAAAAAACTTGATTTTGATTATATCGTTGCAACAGACCTTGCGGCCCGCGGAATTGATATTGAAGGTGTCAGTCATGTGATTAATGACGCGATTCCTCAAGACCTGTCCTTTTTTATACACCGTGTCGGCCGTACCGGGCGCAACGGTTTGCCGGGAATCGCCATTACATTGTATCAGCCGGATGATGACTCTGATATCAGGGAGTTAGAAAAAATGGGTATCCGCTTTGTGCCTAAGATTTTAAAAGACGGACATTTCCAAAATACCTATGACCGAGACCGGCGTTTGCACCGCAAACCGGCTTACCAGCCTTTGGATACTGAAATGATCGGTCTGATTAAAAAGAAAAAGAAGAAAATCAAACCTGGTTATAAAAAGAAAATTCAGTGGCAGGCCAATGAAAAACGGCGCAAAGAGCGCCGGGCTGCAGCCCGTTCTCAAGAACGTTCCAAGCGAAAAGCTAAGAGACAGAGTTTTTAA